The Vidua macroura isolate BioBank_ID:100142 chromosome 9, ASM2450914v1, whole genome shotgun sequence genome has a window encoding:
- the MUTYH gene encoding adenine DNA glycosylase isoform X2, with product MLQQTQVATVIHYYNRWMQKWPTLQALAQASLEEVNELWAGLGYYSRGKRLQEAARKVVSELAGRMPRTAEDLQKLLPGVGRYTAGAIASISYGQATGVVDGNVIRVLCRLRCIGADSSSPAVIDRLWDMANVLVDRSRPGDFNQALMELGATVCVPKSPLCRECPVKQHCQAWRRAEKELSFTSQKLFGKAPPVPDVEDCVGDCPLCPPATEPWDSSLGVTNFPRKAAKKPPRVIRTATCVLERRGCHGAPEYLIVQRPSSGLLAGLWEFPSLPLAQDLQEEKEREELADHLQAWMGQPVAAKGLQFIGEVIHIFSHIHQTYVVYSLYLDGDVTLDPALSPSRWVTEDEFHASAVSTAMKKVLKAHKKQHRKESSPVKGSKRKRGAKAQGAGSPCPGTQLSLHAFLRAPTGP from the exons ATGCTCCAGCAGACACAGGTGGCTACGGTGATCCACTACTACAACCGCTGGATGCAG AAGTGGCCGACgctgcaggctctggcacaggcgTCCCTGGAG GAGGTGAACGAGCTGTGGGCTGGACTCGGCTACTACTCCAGAGGGAAGCGTCTGCAGGAAGCAGCAAGGAAG GTGGTGTCCGAGCTGGCTGGCCGGATGCCCAGGACGGCTGAGGacctgcagaagctgctgccgGGCGTGGGCCGATACACGGCGGGAGCCATCGCGTCCATCTCGTACGGACAG GCTACGGGAGTTGTGGATGGGAATGTGATCCGGGTCCTGTGCCGCCTGCGATGCATTGGTGCCGACTCCAGCAGCCCGGCTGTCATCGACCGGCTCTG GGACATGGCCAATGTCCTGGTGGACAGGAGTCGCCCAGGGGATTTTAACCAAGCCTTGATGGAGCTGGGGGCAACTGTGTGTGTGCCCAAATCCCCACTGTGCAGGGAGTGCCCGGTGAAACAGCACTGCCAAGCATGGCGCAGA GCGGAGAAGGAGCTGTCCTTCACCTCTCAGAAGCTGTTTGGGAAAGCCCCCCCAGTGCCTGATGTTGAGGACT GTGTTGGggactgtcccctgtgccccccagccACGGAGCCGTGGGACAGCAGCCTGGGGGTGACCAACTTCCCCCGGAAAGCAGCGAAGAAGCCGCCGCGGGTGATACGGACAGCCACGTGTGTGCTGGAGCGGAGGGGCTGCCACGGGGCCCCAGAATACCTCATTGTGCAGAGACCCAGCTCGG GTCTCCTGGCTGGACTGTGGGAGTTCCCAAGTCTCCCGTTGGCTCAAGATCtgcaagaggagaaggagagggaggagctgGCTGATCACCTCCAGGCCTGGATGGGGCAGCCGGTGGCAGCAAAAGGCCTGCAGTTTATTGGAGAG GTCATCCACATCTTCTCCCACATCCACCAAACATATGTGGTCTACTCCCTGTACCTAGATGGGGATGTGACCCTGGAccctgccttgtccccatcccGCTGGGTGACAGAGGATGAGTTCCATGCCTCGGCAGTTTCCACAGCCATGAAGAAG GTGCTGAAAGCTCAcaagaagcagcacaggaaggagagCAGCCCTGTCAAG GGCTCCAAGCGGAAACGGGGGGCaaaagcacagggagcaggcagcccctgccctgggacgCAGCTCTCCCTCCACGCCTTTCTCCGGGCACCGACTGGCCCGTGA
- the TOE1 gene encoding target of EGR1 protein 1, with protein sequence MAGPARVPVVDVQSDNLADLWPSMVLALRSATFVAVDTELSGLGARKSLLSPCIEERYKAVCSAARTRSVLSLGVACFKQLPEKSENTYLCQIYNLTLLCTEDYVVEPQSVQFLVQHGFDFNKQYSQGIPYHKGNDKGNESQSLSVRTLFLELMRAKKPLILHNGLIDLVFLYQCFYAHLPESLSTFTADLSEMFPAGIYDTKYASEFETRFVASYLEYAYKKCKRENCKLRDSSGQHLTVEFCNYPANMSRYIDYRCCSLEEDGHSAAGGNKVPVCEKFSAYGWCPKGVKCPESHNIDLIIDEDDKLWEKRKKRKHRWKHRKNLKALTTAFQQESSGDNKEQAQNGEEGPPRKQSCYEPAAATELAEITPNGEGRPLEESCTDMETEVSSDTSTQWEENLGSTERTNQGAAAQSPSAKGNASDNDQVEKKSKVPAGWGSARHPATRETEAAGAAGKEKETHRPPSQGGTHRAGFDAFMTGYIMAYVWMLKQGKNTDAGAGPWLPDCHNKLYLSGKSVPLQIVKSLFSKSSKAHSEKIKSVWDSA encoded by the exons ATGGCGGGCCCGGCGCGGGTGCCGGTGGTGGATGTGCAGAGCGACAACCTGGCGGACCTGTGGCCGTCCATGGTGCTGGCGCTGCGCTCCGCCACCTTCGTGGCCGTGGACACG GAGCTGAGCGGCCTCGGCGCCAGAAAGTCGCTGCTGAGCCC GTGCATCGAGGAGCGCTACAAGGCCGTCTGCAGCGCCGCCAGGACAcgctctgtcctgtccctcGGCGTCGCCTGTTTCAAGCAGCTCCCGGAGAAG TCCGAGAACACGTACCTGTGCCAGATCTACAACCTCACGCTGCTCTGCACTGAGGATTACGTGGTCGAGCCCCAGTCAGTGCAGTTCCTAGTGCAGCACGGCTTCGACTTCAACAAGCAGTATTCCCAGGGGATCCCTTACCACAAAGGCAACGACAAG GGCAACGAGAGCCAGAGCCTGAGCGTTCGGACGCTTTTCCTGGAGCTCATGCGGGCGAAGAAGCCGCTCATTCTCCATAACGGCCTGATCGACCTGGTCTTCCTGTACCAGTGTTTCTATGCTCACCTCCCGGAGAGCCTCAGCACCTTCACTGCCGACCTCTCCGAGATGTTCCCAGCGGGAATATACGACACCAAGTACGCCTCGGAGTTTGAGACTCGCTTTGTAGCCTCCTACTTGGAGTACGCCTACAAGAAGTG CAAGCGAGAGAACTGCAAGCTGAGGGACTCCAGCGGGCAGCACCTCACGGTGGAGTTCTGCAATTACCCTGCCAACATGTCCCGCTACATCGACTACcgctgctgctctctggaagAAGACGGCCACAGCGCTGCAGGGGGGAATAAGGTGCCTGTCTGCGAGAAATTTTCG GCCTATGGGTGGTGTCCAAAGGGGGTGAAGTGTCCAGAGTCTCATAATATTGACCTCATCATTGACGAGGACGACAAGCTTTGGGAGAAGCGAAAGAAACGGAAGCACAGATGGAAGCATCGTAAGAACCTGAAAGCGCTCACAACGGCATTCCAACAGGAAAGCTCAGGGGACAACAAGGAGCAAGCTCAGAATGGGGAGGAGGGACCGCCACGGAAGCAGAGCTGCTATGAGCCTGCAGCTGctacagagctggcagagatCACACCCAACGGGGAGGGCAGGCCACTGGAGGAGAGCTGCACGGACATGGAAACAGAGGTCAGCTCAGACACCAGCACACAGTGGGAAGAGAATCTGGGGAGCACCGAAAGAACTAACCAGGGAGCCGCTGCCCAGAGCCCTTCTGCCAAAGGAAATGCCTCTGACAATGACCAAGTGGAGAAGAAGTCAAAGGTTCCCGCTGGGTGGGGCTCAGCCAGACACCCAGCCACCCGTGAGACTGaagcagcaggtgctgcaggaaaggaaaaggaaacccACCGCCCTCCTTCGCAGGGGGGCACACACCGAGCTGGCTTTGATGCGTTCATGACTGGCTATATCATGGCTTATGTCTGGATGCTCAAGCAAGGGAAAAATACAGACGCTGGTGCAGGGCCCTGGTTGCCAGACTGCCATAATAAACTGTACCTCAGTGGGAAATCAGTGCCACTGCAAATAGTGAAGAGCTTGTTTTCTAAGTCTTCCAAAGCTCACAGCGAGAAGATAAAGTCGGTGTGGGACAGTGCATAG
- the LOC128811413 gene encoding selenoprotein Pb-like, producing MGLLVLALATWLGLGLASASEETANSSRICQEAPAWTINGSSPMEGAAGQVTVVALLKASUQFCLRQAHSLGGLRERLARQGTADVRYMIVNEKAPLSRAMLPELQRHAPPGVPVFQPEQEDPDVWQVLGGDKDDFLVYDRCGRLAFHIQLPFSFLHFPYVEAAIRSSHIKDFCGNCSLYPNTTREANSTMEGPATPSSLPEHKGMESETPVHQHKPLHPHHHHEVNSERDTNPSEDHKPATHAHHHHGDHGQLHHKGKKQKEGDEH from the exons ATGGGGTTGCTGGTGCTGGCCCTGGCcacctggctggggctggggctggcctcGGCCTCTGAGGAGACGGCCAACAGCAGCCGGATCTGCCAGGAGGCACCGGCATGGACCATCAATGGCTCGAGCCCCATGGAGGGGGCGGCAGGGCAGGTGACGGTGGTGGCCCTGCTGAAGGCCAGCTGACAATTCTGCCTGAGGCAGGCCCACAG cctcGGGGGCCTGCGGGAGCGGCTGGCCCGGCAGGGCACGGCCGATGTCCGCTACATGATCGTCAACGAGAAGGCGCCGCTGTCCCGCGCCATGCTCCCGGAGCTGCAGCGCCATGCCCCGCCCGGCGTCCCCGTCTTCCAGCCGGAGCAGGAGGACCCTGACGTCTGGCAGGTCCTGGGGGGTGACAAGGACGACTTCCTTGTTTATGACCG GTGTGGCCGCCTGGCTTTCCACATCCAGTTGCCCTTCAGCTTCCTCCACTTTCCCTATGTGGAGGCAGCCATCCGCTCCAGCCACATCAAGGACTTCTGTGGCAACTGCTCCCTCTACCCCAACACTACCCGGGAG GCTAACAGCACCATGGAGGGCCCTGCAACCCCGAGCTCCCTTCCTGAACACAAGGGGATGGAGTCAGAGACCCCCGTCCACCAGCACAAGCCCCTCCATCCTCACCACCATCACGAGGTCAACAGCGAGAGAGACACAAACCCAAGCGAGGACCACAAACCTGCTACCCATGCTCACCACCACCATGGAGACCATGGCCAGCTCCATCACAAGGGGAAGAAGCAGAAGGAGGGGGATGAGCATTAA
- the MUTYH gene encoding adenine DNA glycosylase isoform X1: protein MLQQTQVATVIHYYNRWMQKWPTLQALAQASLEEVNELWAGLGYYSRGKRLQEAARKVVSELAGRMPRTAEDLQKLLPGVGRYTAGAIASISYGQATGVVDGNVIRVLCRLRCIGADSSSPAVIDRLWDMANVLVDRSRPGDFNQALMELGATVCVPKSPLCRECPVKQHCQAWRRAEKELSFTSQKLFGKAPPVPDVEDCGVGDCPLCPPATEPWDSSLGVTNFPRKAAKKPPRVIRTATCVLERRGCHGAPEYLIVQRPSSGLLAGLWEFPSLPLAQDLQEEKEREELADHLQAWMGQPVAAKGLQFIGEVIHIFSHIHQTYVVYSLYLDGDVTLDPALSPSRWVTEDEFHASAVSTAMKKVLKAHKKQHRKESSPVKGSKRKRGAKAQGAGSPCPGTQLSLHAFLRAPTGP, encoded by the exons ATGCTCCAGCAGACACAGGTGGCTACGGTGATCCACTACTACAACCGCTGGATGCAG AAGTGGCCGACgctgcaggctctggcacaggcgTCCCTGGAG GAGGTGAACGAGCTGTGGGCTGGACTCGGCTACTACTCCAGAGGGAAGCGTCTGCAGGAAGCAGCAAGGAAG GTGGTGTCCGAGCTGGCTGGCCGGATGCCCAGGACGGCTGAGGacctgcagaagctgctgccgGGCGTGGGCCGATACACGGCGGGAGCCATCGCGTCCATCTCGTACGGACAG GCTACGGGAGTTGTGGATGGGAATGTGATCCGGGTCCTGTGCCGCCTGCGATGCATTGGTGCCGACTCCAGCAGCCCGGCTGTCATCGACCGGCTCTG GGACATGGCCAATGTCCTGGTGGACAGGAGTCGCCCAGGGGATTTTAACCAAGCCTTGATGGAGCTGGGGGCAACTGTGTGTGTGCCCAAATCCCCACTGTGCAGGGAGTGCCCGGTGAAACAGCACTGCCAAGCATGGCGCAGA GCGGAGAAGGAGCTGTCCTTCACCTCTCAGAAGCTGTTTGGGAAAGCCCCCCCAGTGCCTGATGTTGAGGACTGTG GTGTTGGggactgtcccctgtgccccccagccACGGAGCCGTGGGACAGCAGCCTGGGGGTGACCAACTTCCCCCGGAAAGCAGCGAAGAAGCCGCCGCGGGTGATACGGACAGCCACGTGTGTGCTGGAGCGGAGGGGCTGCCACGGGGCCCCAGAATACCTCATTGTGCAGAGACCCAGCTCGG GTCTCCTGGCTGGACTGTGGGAGTTCCCAAGTCTCCCGTTGGCTCAAGATCtgcaagaggagaaggagagggaggagctgGCTGATCACCTCCAGGCCTGGATGGGGCAGCCGGTGGCAGCAAAAGGCCTGCAGTTTATTGGAGAG GTCATCCACATCTTCTCCCACATCCACCAAACATATGTGGTCTACTCCCTGTACCTAGATGGGGATGTGACCCTGGAccctgccttgtccccatcccGCTGGGTGACAGAGGATGAGTTCCATGCCTCGGCAGTTTCCACAGCCATGAAGAAG GTGCTGAAAGCTCAcaagaagcagcacaggaaggagagCAGCCCTGTCAAG GGCTCCAAGCGGAAACGGGGGGCaaaagcacagggagcaggcagcccctgccctgggacgCAGCTCTCCCTCCACGCCTTTCTCCGGGCACCGACTGGCCCGTGA
- the HPDL gene encoding 4-hydroxyphenylpyruvate dioxygenase-like protein, whose amino-acid sequence MAASLSRPCFISLHLPYRQGWGQHLANTFRFQPVAVRETPLVRQVALQRESAIFLVNERLAPASTSSRDFLYDIDPQPTLGTASNVCFEVDDVPGLCRRLQSQGCSLLVPPTELSDDAGSVTYGVVSSVVGNVSHTLLDRSCYRGLFLPGFQPIQGAPSATGDGIKITHFDHITYVCPRGGARAALDWYQRCFGFHRFLLNPQERPAEGYVLGGQGVGMLLLALQGAQGTPAHGCKLVFAESLSQNGTNQVDTFLEQHGGAGIQHVGLCTTDIVSTTRALQQRGARFFTPPTTYYSQGGKAEEIRGAGQDPHVLAELGILLDTTVPVANKGQPGTDATESPSREYLMQIFTHPIFSEETFFLELIDRRGAPGFGEGNIRALWKAVQVYMDQQQ is encoded by the coding sequence atggcagcCTCGCTGAGCCGCCCCTGCTTCATCTCCCTCCACCTGCCctacaggcagggctggggccagcACCTGGCCAACACCTTTCGCTTCCAGCCAGTGGCCGTGCGGGAGACGCCGCTTGTCCGGCAGGTGGCCTTGCAACGAGAATCTGCCATCTTCCTCGTCAACGAGCGCCTGGCACCTGCCAGCACCTCATCCCGTGATTTTCTCTATGACATAGATCCCCAGCCCACCTTGGGCACGGCCTCCAATGTCTGCTTCGAGGTGGATGACGTGCCGGGGCTCTGCAGGcggctgcagagccagggatgCTCCTTGCTGGTGCCCCCCACTGAGCTGAGTGATGACGCTGGTTCTGTCACCTACGGGGTGGTGAGCTCTGTCGTGGGCAACGTCAGCCACACCCTTTTGGACCGATCCTGTTACCGGGGGCTCTTCCTGCCTGGCTTCCAGCCCATCCAAGGAGCCCCCTCAGCCACAGGGGATGGGATCAAGATCACTCACTTTGACCACATCACATATGTCTGCCCCCGGGGTGGGGCCCGGGCGGCTCTGGACTGGTACCAGCGCTGCTTTGGCTTCCACCGCTTCCTGCTGAACCCCCAGGAAAGGCCGGCTGAGGGGTATGTGCtgggggggcagggggtgggCATGCTGCTCCTCGCACTGCAGGGCGCCCAGGGCACCCCAGCACACGGGTGCAAGCTGGTCTTTGCTGAGTCTCTCTCCCAGAATGGCACCAACCAGGTCGACACGTTTCTGGAGCAGCACGGCGGGGCTGGGATCCAGCACGTCGGCCTCTGCACCACTGACATTGTCAGCACaaccagggctctgcagcagcgGGGGGCACGGTTCTTCACACCCCCCACCACCTATTACAGCCAGGGGGGCAAAGCGGAGGAGATccgaggagctgggcaggaccCCCACGTGCTGGCAGAGCTTGGCATCCTCCTGGACACCACAGTGCCTGTGGCCAACAAGGGTCAGCCGGGCACTGATGCCACAGAGAGCCCCTCTCGGGAATATTTGATGCAGATCTTCACCCATCCCATCTTCTCCGAGGAGACCTTCTTCCTGGAGCTCATTGACCGTCGGGGAGCGCCCGGCTTCGGGGAAGGCAATATCCGAGCACTGTGGAAAGCTGTGCAGGTCTACATGGACCAGCAGCAGTAG